Proteins from a single region of Candidatus Zixiibacteriota bacterium:
- a CDS encoding VWA domain-containing protein, giving the protein MSSVQFFGLGVNVFDLIDLTIPPLAIFITGALVVAAMIWYYFKRRRTRTAAVKFSDVRIVSRASRSHRRRYRAILPILRIAAVALFFVAFARPRSGTEVREVTSKGVDLMLALDVSSSMQAEDFKPHNRLYVAKEEIKKFVSKRVHDRIGLVVFARHSFTQCPLTVDYGVVLRFVDEVDFGVLEDGTAIGMAIANAVNRLRESDAKSKIVILLTDGENNAGEIDPITAAGLASAFDIKIYTIGAGRPGNAMFPVDDPLFGKRYVYQPTRINEESLKEIADVTGGKYFRARSEKELEEIYSLIDQMEKTEIEVSASIQYRELFHYFTAAGLILLALEIVLANSLFRKLP; this is encoded by the coding sequence ATGAGCAGTGTGCAGTTCTTCGGTTTGGGGGTGAATGTCTTCGACCTGATCGATCTGACCATCCCGCCGCTGGCCATTTTCATAACCGGCGCGCTCGTGGTGGCTGCGATGATCTGGTACTATTTCAAGCGTCGCCGCACCCGCACCGCGGCGGTGAAATTCTCCGACGTGCGCATCGTCTCCCGCGCTTCGCGGTCCCACCGGAGGCGCTACCGGGCGATTCTCCCAATTCTACGCATCGCTGCGGTCGCCCTGTTCTTCGTGGCGTTTGCCCGCCCGAGATCCGGCACGGAAGTTAGAGAGGTCACTTCAAAAGGCGTGGACCTCATGCTGGCGCTCGACGTGTCGTCGTCGATGCAGGCCGAGGATTTCAAACCGCATAACCGGCTGTATGTCGCGAAGGAGGAAATCAAGAAGTTCGTCTCCAAGCGGGTACATGATCGGATCGGCCTAGTGGTGTTCGCCCGTCATTCTTTTACCCAGTGTCCGCTGACGGTCGATTACGGGGTGGTGCTCAGATTTGTCGATGAGGTCGATTTCGGCGTGCTGGAAGACGGCACCGCGATCGGCATGGCGATTGCCAATGCGGTCAATCGCCTTCGCGAATCGGACGCCAAGTCCAAAATCGTAATCCTGCTTACCGACGGAGAGAACAACGCCGGTGAGATCGATCCGATAACCGCCGCCGGACTGGCCTCGGCGTTTGATATCAAGATCTATACGATCGGCGCCGGGCGTCCGGGGAATGCGATGTTCCCGGTCGACGACCCGTTGTTCGGCAAGCGGTATGTCTACCAGCCGACCCGAATCAACGAGGAATCGCTGAAAGAAATCGCTGATGTCACCGGAGGGAAGTACTTCCGAGCCCGTTCGGAGAAGGAGCTTGAAGAGATCTACTCGCTGATTGATCAGATGGAGAAAACGGAGATAGAGGTTTCAGCGTCAATACAGTACCGCGAGCTGTTTCACTATTTCACGGCTGCCGGACTGATCCTTCTGGCGCTGGAGATTGTTCTGGCCAATAGCCTGTTTCGGAAGTTGCCTTAG
- a CDS encoding VWA domain-containing protein, whose amino-acid sequence MRFAEPTYFALLLGVLLLALYVFWAIGRKKKLLNLFGDLPLLLKNAPCISFARQRTKAVLVLLGLALVCVALARLQFGTHLEKLEREGIDIIVAMDLSNSMLARDMKPNRLEKAKQELRSIIDRLKGDRIGLVAFAGEAFVQCPLTLDYAAARMLLSVMDQNTVSVQGTSLESAIIAAQKAFTQHEKKHKVLLLLTDGEDHGGSAVEAAANARKDGIRIYTVGIGSPAGEPIPVVDRKGDQVGFKKDKSGEVIVSQLDEETLQKIALETGGKYYHATAGELELDKIFDEIATMEKKELEGTLVTRYDDRYQWPLLLAIILVTAEFFVSERKKPAEVTNV is encoded by the coding sequence GTGCGTTTTGCCGAGCCGACATACTTTGCGCTGCTTTTAGGAGTCCTGTTGCTGGCGCTGTATGTCTTCTGGGCCATAGGCCGCAAGAAGAAGCTGCTGAACCTGTTTGGCGACCTGCCGTTGCTACTGAAAAACGCGCCCTGTATTTCGTTCGCTCGTCAGCGCACTAAAGCGGTGTTAGTACTACTCGGGCTGGCTTTGGTCTGTGTCGCCCTGGCCCGGCTTCAGTTCGGCACTCATCTTGAGAAACTGGAGCGGGAGGGGATCGATATAATCGTCGCCATGGACTTGTCCAATTCGATGCTGGCCCGGGATATGAAACCGAACCGGCTCGAAAAGGCGAAGCAGGAGCTGCGCAGCATTATCGACCGCCTCAAAGGCGACCGGATCGGGCTTGTGGCGTTTGCCGGCGAGGCGTTTGTCCAGTGCCCGCTCACGCTCGACTACGCCGCCGCGAGGATGCTGCTCTCGGTGATGGATCAGAATACGGTCTCGGTGCAGGGGACATCGCTCGAATCCGCAATCATCGCCGCCCAGAAGGCCTTCACCCAGCATGAGAAGAAACACAAAGTGCTTCTGCTTCTCACGGATGGCGAAGACCACGGTGGAAGTGCTGTCGAGGCGGCCGCCAATGCCCGCAAAGATGGTATAAGAATCTATACGGTCGGGATCGGCAGCCCGGCGGGCGAACCTATACCGGTAGTTGACCGTAAAGGTGACCAGGTTGGGTTTAAGAAGGACAAGTCCGGCGAGGTTATAGTCTCGCAACTTGATGAGGAGACTCTGCAAAAAATCGCCCTTGAGACCGGCGGCAAGTACTACCACGCCACAGCGGGTGAGCTGGAACTGGACAAGATTTTCGACGAGATCGCAACCATGGAGAAGAAGGAACTCGAAGGCACTCTGGTAACGCGGTACGACGATCGTTACCAATGGCCCCTGTTGCTGGCAATCATCCTCGTGACTGCAGAGTTCTTTGTCTCGGAGAGAAAGAAGCCGGCGGAGGTAACGAATGTGTAA
- a CDS encoding tetratricopeptide repeat protein produces the protein MCKRAFTLATAATVLAFSTVFAASVETLVKEGNMAFRAQKFNEALERYQMAETERPESPELDYNIAGVLYQQGKYEETVGRYNGALNSQDASIHPKTNYNLGNTYYRMGDYPNAITHYQKALEADPTDLDAKFNLELARKMLKEQLKPEQQENQQQQQKQQQDQQQQRQQQNQQEQEQQDQQQQQQQEQQQQPQQTEQQKPISKEDAERILNALRDDEQDQQKKVRRQISGGDYSGNDW, from the coding sequence ATGTGTAAACGCGCCTTTACGCTCGCCACTGCGGCGACAGTGCTGGCATTCTCAACCGTATTCGCCGCCAGTGTCGAGACGCTGGTCAAGGAAGGCAACATGGCTTTCCGGGCACAGAAGTTCAACGAGGCTCTGGAGCGCTACCAAATGGCCGAGACCGAGCGTCCGGAGTCCCCCGAACTGGACTACAATATCGCCGGAGTGCTCTATCAACAGGGTAAGTACGAGGAGACTGTTGGGCGGTACAACGGGGCCTTGAACAGCCAGGATGCATCGATCCACCCGAAAACCAACTACAATCTCGGCAATACCTACTACCGCATGGGTGACTATCCCAACGCGATCACTCACTATCAAAAAGCGCTGGAGGCTGATCCGACCGATCTCGATGCAAAGTTTAATTTGGAACTCGCGCGCAAAATGCTTAAAGAGCAATTGAAGCCTGAGCAGCAGGAAAACCAGCAGCAGCAACAAAAGCAGCAACAGGATCAACAGCAACAGCGGCAACAACAAAATCAGCAGGAGCAGGAGCAACAAGATCAGCAGCAGCAACAGCAACAGGAACAGCAGCAACAACCGCAACAGACAGAACAGCAGAAGCCGATATCGAAGGAAGACGCGGAGCGAATCCTGAATGCTCTCAGGGACGATGAACAGGATCAACAGAAGAAGGTCCGTCGCCAAATCAGCGGAGGAGATTACAGCGGCAATGACTGGTAG
- a CDS encoding BatD family protein — MTGRRGYIVVIAAVLAIALYSGRDILAQPPQLEVSVTLSQDTIGMDEQAVLEVEVTGATQDLPEPNLPTLPMFEVYSQGRSTNISIVNGRVEASVTNRYLLVPVRAGSYPIENIAVVYQNRRFVGNAVTLTVLSRGSSAPPQLEQRAMDADGASKDFFLEASVDNPRPYVNQQTTLTLKFFIAVQYYGSPELVEPTTTGFWTELLGTKGPYQQRVNNRTYRVIERKYALFPTATGEQTIGRATISVTVPARQRTRRPDPFDIFGMLGSGEEVQISSRPLTVNVRALPEAGRPGDFTGTIGRFTFKATPAKREVEVNQPVSVNLTITGVGNIKSVAEPVIPELTDFRVYKASSNESVSKLDDRIGGTKVFEEVFIPKRPGLLEIPSLTFSFFDPEAERYRIVKTDPIALQVSRGEGYAATPDLPYTGPDIKIGAEARDIRYIKTQPGDLGKPRELLLTSPLYLAVNAVPVLALIATVIMRRRREKLSGDIGYARSRRASKEARRRLGQARSLASVSTSEKFFAECSAALLSFIGDKLNVSPHGLTGDRISDLLRDRSADEQLIRDILAFLDQCGFARYAPSTVSQPDIDQALADAENLMVRLEEVRF; from the coding sequence ATGACTGGTAGGCGCGGTTACATAGTGGTGATCGCCGCAGTATTAGCGATTGCTCTGTATTCCGGGCGGGACATCCTGGCGCAGCCGCCGCAACTGGAAGTGAGTGTCACGCTCAGCCAGGACACGATCGGCATGGACGAACAGGCGGTGCTCGAGGTCGAGGTCACCGGCGCCACCCAGGATTTGCCCGAGCCGAACCTGCCGACATTGCCGATGTTTGAGGTATACTCGCAGGGGCGCTCAACCAATATCTCTATTGTCAATGGCCGGGTGGAAGCATCCGTGACCAATCGCTACCTGCTCGTGCCTGTTCGCGCCGGCAGCTATCCTATCGAGAATATCGCAGTGGTTTACCAGAACCGGCGGTTTGTGGGCAATGCGGTCACCCTGACGGTGTTATCCCGCGGTTCCTCCGCGCCGCCCCAGTTAGAGCAGCGGGCGATGGACGCCGATGGCGCCAGCAAGGACTTCTTCCTCGAGGCCTCGGTGGATAACCCGAGGCCGTACGTCAACCAGCAGACCACGCTCACGCTGAAGTTTTTCATTGCCGTGCAGTACTATGGGTCTCCGGAGTTGGTTGAGCCAACCACCACCGGTTTCTGGACGGAGCTTCTGGGAACGAAAGGGCCATACCAACAGCGGGTCAATAACCGTACGTATCGCGTCATCGAGAGAAAGTACGCTCTCTTCCCAACAGCGACCGGCGAGCAGACTATCGGCCGCGCCACCATATCCGTCACCGTGCCGGCCCGCCAGAGAACGCGCCGCCCCGACCCGTTTGACATCTTCGGGATGCTCGGGAGCGGGGAAGAGGTGCAGATTTCGTCGCGCCCGCTTACAGTCAATGTCCGCGCGCTGCCCGAAGCTGGTCGCCCGGGCGATTTTACCGGCACAATCGGCCGCTTCACTTTTAAGGCGACTCCAGCCAAGCGCGAGGTCGAGGTGAACCAGCCGGTATCAGTCAATCTGACAATCACGGGAGTGGGCAATATCAAGTCGGTGGCGGAACCGGTTATCCCGGAACTGACCGATTTCCGCGTCTACAAAGCGTCCAGCAATGAGTCCGTCTCCAAGCTCGATGATCGCATCGGCGGTACCAAGGTCTTTGAGGAGGTATTCATTCCCAAGCGGCCCGGCCTGTTGGAAATACCATCGCTCACGTTCAGTTTCTTTGATCCCGAGGCGGAGCGCTACCGAATCGTCAAGACCGATCCAATCGCTTTGCAAGTCAGCCGCGGTGAGGGATATGCCGCGACCCCCGATCTCCCGTACACCGGTCCTGATATCAAAATCGGCGCCGAGGCGAGGGATATCCGCTATATCAAGACCCAGCCGGGTGATCTCGGTAAACCACGTGAACTGCTGCTCACCTCGCCGCTCTATCTGGCTGTCAACGCCGTACCCGTGCTGGCACTGATAGCGACAGTCATCATGCGGCGGCGCCGCGAAAAGCTTTCTGGCGATATAGGCTACGCCCGATCGCGAAGGGCATCGAAAGAGGCGCGCCGCCGTCTTGGCCAGGCGCGGAGTCTGGCGTCAGTCTCCACGTCGGAGAAGTTCTTTGCCGAGTGCAGCGCCGCGCTGCTTTCTTTCATAGGCGATAAGCTGAATGTCTCTCCCCACGGCTTGACCGGTGATCGCATCAGCGATCTTCTCAGAGATCGTTCCGCCGACGAACAGCTTATCAGAGATATCCTGGCTTTTCTCGATCAATGCGGTTTCGCCCGCTACGCCCCGTCGACAGTAAGCCAACCCGATATTGACCAGGCGCTCGCCGATGCCGAAAACTTGATGGTCCGTTTGGAGGAGGTGCGGTTTTGA
- a CDS encoding tetratricopeptide repeat protein produces MSRIGLCFSVGLLLLPVLNGQASPLDDFDLANKYYEQKNYDSARAVYESLVHQGMESSALYFNLGNSYFRSGDLGHAVLYYLRAQRLDPNDPDIAANLEFARRFTSVQMEGVELNPVSSLFESIVAPYHLSALAWVSCCCFILLFVFLIARFGFALRGGLVRAGTWVALLLLISSSLLTTVKYHHDYLTRRAVIIAEESIVHTGPSELSEKELDAAPGLVVEILAESGDFYNVLFENKRRGWIQRSLVAVV; encoded by the coding sequence TTGAGTCGCATCGGGTTGTGTTTTTCGGTCGGTTTGCTGCTGTTGCCCGTACTGAATGGGCAAGCGTCGCCGCTGGACGATTTTGATCTTGCTAACAAGTACTATGAGCAAAAGAACTATGACAGCGCCAGGGCCGTCTACGAAAGCCTCGTGCATCAGGGCATGGAGTCATCGGCCCTTTACTTCAATCTCGGAAACTCCTACTTCCGGTCGGGAGATCTTGGCCACGCGGTGCTTTACTATTTGCGGGCGCAGCGGCTCGATCCGAACGATCCTGATATCGCGGCCAACCTGGAATTCGCTCGACGGTTTACCTCGGTGCAGATGGAGGGGGTCGAGCTCAATCCGGTGAGTTCGCTGTTTGAGTCGATTGTCGCGCCGTATCACTTGTCCGCACTGGCGTGGGTTTCCTGCTGCTGTTTCATCCTTCTATTTGTGTTCCTGATTGCCCGCTTCGGATTCGCCCTGCGCGGCGGACTGGTTCGGGCAGGCACGTGGGTGGCGTTGTTGCTTCTGATTTCATCCTCCCTGCTTACCACCGTCAAGTATCATCATGATTATTTGACCCGCCGGGCGGTCATAATCGCCGAAGAGAGCATTGTCCATACCGGGCCGTCGGAGCTGTCCGAAAAAGAGCTCGACGCCGCCCCCGGGCTGGTGGTCGAAATCCTGGCCGAGTCGGGCGACTTCTACAACGTCTTGTTTGAAAACAAGCGACGGGGCTGGATTCAGCGGAGTCTGGTGGCCGTTGTCTGA
- a CDS encoding lysylphosphatidylglycerol synthase transmembrane domain-containing protein: MNRTIEPYMAAFWKKKKFWGSLIGLVLLAYCVKDIRASELQLLLQRANLYYLIAAVASGALFIVLKAVRWRMVIAQQKQITLPRAITLYSVGQVLGMVMPALTGQVGRVVWFARKEGLRKTYVFSTLVLEILFDSISLIVFMFLTSLAFAFPSRYRYLSFVVAGITAGAVALLYIILHMQERLEEIARCRFRDRWPGFYITCKKFIRSFTKGIELLRSSQGTLGTLALSLASWAAHMLVVWFLIRCFGLPLPFAAAAVIMIVNTIVLMVPISPGNAGTFEVAVSTSLAAFSVGRSDAVLFALALHIVDLLPVFIFGYFFMHTEKLTLEELKAVQAEEDLIIDRIDEEGTFIEEKERV; encoded by the coding sequence TTGAACCGGACAATTGAACCGTATATGGCCGCATTCTGGAAGAAAAAGAAGTTCTGGGGCTCTTTGATAGGTTTAGTGCTCCTGGCCTACTGTGTCAAGGACATCAGGGCCTCGGAGCTGCAGCTTTTGCTGCAGCGCGCAAATTTGTATTACCTAATCGCCGCGGTCGCTTCCGGGGCGCTGTTCATTGTCCTCAAAGCGGTACGGTGGCGGATGGTGATTGCGCAACAGAAGCAGATCACTCTGCCTCGGGCTATCACCCTGTATTCGGTCGGCCAGGTGCTGGGAATGGTCATGCCGGCGCTGACCGGGCAGGTGGGACGGGTAGTTTGGTTTGCCCGCAAGGAGGGACTGCGCAAGACCTACGTCTTCTCCACCCTGGTGCTCGAGATTCTTTTTGATTCAATCAGCCTGATCGTTTTCATGTTTTTGACATCGCTGGCGTTTGCCTTTCCCAGCCGGTACCGGTACTTGAGCTTCGTGGTGGCCGGAATAACGGCCGGTGCGGTGGCGCTGCTTTACATCATCCTGCACATGCAGGAGCGGCTCGAAGAGATCGCCCGCTGTCGATTCCGCGACCGCTGGCCCGGCTTCTACATCACCTGCAAGAAATTCATCCGTTCGTTCACCAAGGGAATCGAGCTGCTGCGTTCGAGCCAGGGCACGCTGGGCACTCTCGCTCTCTCGCTGGCATCATGGGCAGCCCACATGTTGGTGGTCTGGTTCCTCATCAGGTGTTTCGGCCTGCCTTTGCCGTTTGCCGCCGCGGCGGTTATCATGATCGTCAATACAATCGTCCTCATGGTCCCGATCAGCCCCGGCAATGCCGGTACGTTTGAAGTAGCCGTGTCAACGTCGCTGGCCGCCTTCTCGGTCGGTCGTTCGGATGCCGTTCTGTTTGCGCTCGCACTCCATATCGTTGACCTCCTGCCTGTTTTCATTTTCGGCTACTTCTTTATGCACACCGAGAAACTGACCCTTGAGGAACTCAAGGCGGTCCAGGCAGAGGAAGACCTGATTATCGACCGCATCGACGAAGAGGGCACCTTCATCGAAGAGAAGGAACGGGTGTGA
- the corA gene encoding magnesium/cobalt transporter CorA — MIKSFYYLPDEGVKVIDGIADFDTLCADERSFLWVDMCKPTDEESFVLTHDFKFHPLAIEDVISERSNTKIDDYGRYLFVVFNIVDFVGREEGLNISELDLFLTRRAIVTVHYDEHRIFDYLYSRVAKGDRLAMGTDYIFHAVIDAVVDNYNVTMDIFEYEIDQIEEEVLGSFDEDTLKSMFALGRDIVQLKRIVRPQREVISQLSKKHFELVSDNLAAYFSDINDHLIRVNELADAYREIVNSSLVVFYSSVSTKTNDIIKVLTLLTAIFIPPTFLVGLWGMNFRYMPELDTPWGYPLALGVLVVVMVVMILFFRRKRWL; from the coding sequence GTGATCAAGTCATTCTATTATCTGCCCGATGAAGGCGTCAAAGTCATTGACGGCATCGCTGATTTCGACACGCTTTGCGCCGATGAGCGTTCGTTCCTCTGGGTGGATATGTGCAAGCCGACCGACGAGGAATCGTTTGTCCTCACCCATGATTTCAAGTTCCACCCGCTGGCAATCGAGGACGTCATCTCGGAGCGGTCCAATACCAAGATCGATGACTACGGCCGCTACCTGTTCGTGGTTTTCAACATTGTCGACTTTGTCGGACGTGAAGAAGGTTTGAACATCAGCGAGCTGGACCTGTTTTTGACCCGACGGGCGATTGTTACGGTCCATTACGATGAGCACCGGATCTTCGATTACCTGTATTCGCGCGTGGCCAAGGGCGACCGTCTGGCCATGGGGACGGACTACATATTCCATGCTGTGATCGATGCCGTGGTGGACAACTACAACGTCACCATGGACATTTTCGAGTACGAGATCGACCAGATCGAGGAGGAGGTGTTGGGCAGTTTCGACGAGGACACGCTTAAGTCGATGTTCGCCCTCGGTCGGGACATTGTGCAATTGAAGCGGATCGTGCGGCCGCAACGCGAGGTTATCAGCCAACTGTCCAAGAAACACTTCGAGCTAGTGTCCGATAATCTGGCTGCATACTTCTCCGATATTAACGATCACCTGATTCGAGTCAACGAACTGGCCGACGCCTATCGCGAAATCGTCAACTCCTCACTGGTGGTGTTCTACTCGTCGGTTTCGACCAAGACCAACGATATTATCAAGGTGCTCACGCTGCTGACAGCTATATTCATTCCGCCGACGTTTTTGGTGGGACTCTGGGGCATGAATTTCCGCTACATGCCGGAGTTGGATACACCGTGGGGGTACCCGCTTGCACTGGGCGTGCTCGTTGTCGTTATGGTGGTTATGATCCTGTTTTTTCGCCGGAAGAGGTGGCTTTAA